GGGGTTGGTTGACAAATGGTAGATTTTACAATGTTTCAAGGCAATAGGACGTGTATTAAACTGTAGATATCCTTAGTACAGTAAATTTATGCTGataattttattttgtataatttccccccttttgtctgtatttttttcttacaCTCTTTATTTTTCCTTCAGTGTCTCAGCAAATTTATTTTTAGGATGCCTAAAAATCGCAAGTATGgatccttcttctttttttaatttgtattttattatgttacACAACCAACTGGTTTGTGAAATGTATTATTCCTGATATCTTTAAACTATTGTGGGTgttttaataaattttatatttattttttgcaCTCAAATTCAgtggtttttttcctcttctatttaGACAAAGTTTCTGCTCATACTGTGCTTTGTTGCAAGCCAAGCTGTACAGGGCACCCTATTCCCTTCATTCCCTTGCTACATGAGCTCAGAGAAAGCCACGGAGAGAAGCTAGAGCAAAGTGGTAGCACatctattttgcatgcaaaagttcAATTCCAGATATCCCTATCTAAAAAGATCAGATAGTAAGTGAAGTGAAAGACTTTAACCTGAGAACTTGGACAGCCACTTCTAGTCAGAACAGATAGATAATACTGACTTGGATAGACCAATAGTATACAGCACCTATATGTATATATAACACAACCTTTCTCTAGCAATTCTTGTCCTGCCCTACATCCTAACTAGAGGGTGTGAACtggttgtctgtctgtctgatatcccatctttctccccagtggagacccaaagctgcttatatcattatctcctccattttatcctcacaacagccctgtgaggtaggagtgCAACTGGCCAATGGTCATgcagtgaatttccatggcagagtgaggatttgaaatgggactccaagatcctagtccaacactctaaccactacacatttcTGGCTGTCTTTGCATGACCGTGCTCAAAGTTCAGTTAACCATGAAATCCTCTGAAGCTGCTTCATTCTTCAGGTTGGCACTATTATATCTGCTGGAGAGATCCTATTCTCCCTCCCTATtctgatcagggctcattttgaggggaaacgcacaggaacgcagttccggcagttccccaaagaggggaactgcccacctgactcttggctattatgggcccatttcagcctggattggggccgaaacggcccagatgaggcctctgatgggtggtagatcactctcccgctcagcagcggcccgatcctgaccatttggggccccttttcagccattttcagtcctttgttgccattttgggccccatttcggccctgaatggccaggattgggtccaaaacagccaggataggtgacgtcagggggtgtggcatacacaaatcagttatgctgatgactcacttctggggatgtcaaggggtgtggcatatgctaatgagttatgctaatgagttcctcctgctctttttctacgaaatgacccgattCTGACTATTCTGTAGCAGAGTTTGTGAACAATCATAACCAAAACTTGTAACAGGGAAGGAGTATGGCCAGCAGCACCAGTGCCTGTTGCTTCCTTTTCCTCAGCTCTGAACTATTTACTGAGTTTGGGAGCAGACTCATTGCTAGTGCATCTCTGCCTCTTTTCATCTATTTTGCACTGAGTCCAGCAGTCCTAGTATGCAGCATGCAGTCCTTATGGCTGAGGACACACCACACACCCACATGTTATTTACATAGCGTGTTTCATGTCTTCAAAGGTCATTATGAATGACAAGCTCTATTATCCACATTTTGCAGATGTGAGTGCTAAGGGCAAAATATAcctcagctggggtgggggagcttggGGGAACGCCTCCTCACTTCCGGTTAAGGGTTATTAGGCTTGGCAACTTCACTACATCAATTCTAAGTAGAAGGTACAATCTGAGGTATCTTCGAGAAGGAAAAATCTATAATTGGAAACTGGAAGATTCCAGTACTTCTCAGATTGTATTTCAGTCTCTCACAAATACTGATTAGAGCGACTTCATAACTCAGTATCTGAGATGGAAACACTGGGGCCATCATGATTTTGGAGAGGCCAGTTGTTTATATATCTCCCAAAGAAATGTTTAGGCAATTATAAGCCAAACGAAGCAGGGAGCTGGAAGTATTGAATACAGAAGAAAGAATGGAGTGAGGCAGATAGAGAGTACCAATGGCTGCCTAGCTAGAATCTCTCTGTGGCCATGCACAACCTTTTTGTTAGTGATAATTTATTATGAATGTAATGATTTAGCTAGAGGGAGGGAAGACAAAATTACTCCATTGTTATTGCTGGTGATGACACTGCAGGAATTGTGGAAATTTTTGAAAGTGATGATAAGGTTTGGGCAATTACAGGGAACAGAGACTGAATGAGCaacaaaccttgccctccccaagaTCATGACAGTGGTCTTCAACATCATAAGAACTGACAGCAGCATAGTTACAAGAATCTGAACATCACTGCCTAACCATCTAATTTAGCATCCTGTTTCCATCACAGGCATGAGCCAGTTGCTGGTAGGGAGCCCCAAAATAGGCCATGagggaaacacacacaccccatttctcCCCCCAACTAGCAGCCTGAGAGGGacatacactgcctctgaaccgGGAGTTCTATTGAGCTACCGTGGTGAACAACCGTTGGAACAGCTCCATTACTTTGTCTGATCCCTCTTTTATAGCCATTGCTTCAATATAAAGACCACCCCACAAAAAAGAAATTAGTTTAGctcgtccagcatcctgtttccagcagGGGTCCAGCCAGATGCCTCCAGAAGCTCTGAGCAAAGCGGAAAGAGGATGGTCTTTCCTTGGCATCTAGTAGCCAGATAGAGTGCCTTCCACCCGGGAGGTTCAGTTCAGCTCTCCTATATTGTGGTTACACTTCCAGGCACTGCAGTGCTTGAAAAGGCGCTTTGAAGATgggcagaaacaaagaaaatcagTGAAACTGAGCTGGACATCTCACACCAGCCCTTCCGGACTTAGTTCGTAAGTCCTACGTCAAAGCCCTTCAGAAAGGAGAGGCGGGGCAAGCAAAATGTGTTTGTGACGTCATCTCTCAGCGACACGGCAAGCGCGCTTCCTTCTGACGTAGAGGCatgatggctgctgctgctaaCGGGATTCCCCTGCGGAGGAAAGAGGTCAGGGGAGGTGGTAGCTAAAAACCTTAGGGGTGCCAGAAGTTCTCCTGCCCTCGCCAGGGAGTGCCAGCAACCGgctcctcttccagcctggctgtcactgctagagttgccagctccaggttgggaaattcctggagatttggggttgaacttgcagagggcaggatttggagaagggagagccttcagcggggtataatgccatagagcccccgctcccctcccaagcagccgttttctctaggggaactaatctttgtggcctggaaatcacttgtaatttcgggagatctccagccaccacctggacgtTAGCTGCCTTTATGGCGTGCTGGTGGTGCTTTGTGTACACCCTTTCCTTCAGCGGCCAGCTTGTTTTTTGCTATAAAATGCTCTACCAGTGGTATCCTGTGCTGCTGAAGGCAGTACATTGGCTGTGGCTAATTCATGATGTCTGCATGTTGGACCAAGTTGTTTATCCTTGGTTGAAAGAAGAGTGCAATGCATTATTGTCCTTGTATTAGGAACATTTGTATGCTTCCTTCTCATTATCCATGGAAGCTgtggctttatttttattttgtattataCTAATATAACTGCTTTCTGTACGTCTGTTAGATCCTTTTTCTCCTGCGCAGCACAGTGCGGATGTTTGCTTCGCAGACTGATGGAGAAGCCAGGGTGGCACAAGTCCTTAAAGAGAAGTTCCCTCAAGCAGCAACTATCAAAGTGGTGGATATATCAGGTAGCTGGCCAAACTTCAGGCTTGGTCACAAGCCTTGGTAGAATACTTGCACCTCTGAAGAACTCTGAATCTTTCCAGTGACCTGGAAGGTCACTGAAGTCTTACTGTTAATACACAAGTTGTATTTGGTGATACAAGGTTGAGTAAATTTTTCTTAGTCTGCAGCCCAAACTCAGTGTTATAGACATTCATTAGTTTCTTCCATTAAAGGGGCATTGAAATAATTGTGTACCTTTTATGGAAGGAAGAGAGTATAAGAGCTCTCCATGCCATATCTGGCAGGCTGTTCCTAAGTGTGAACATAGCCAATGAAAACAAGCACACAAGGGCTGTAGCTGAACAGACCTCCCAAATAGAGAGTATTGTGTGTACATTTGATCTTAGCCAGAAGGCCAAGAGGAGACTTTTAGAAGTGAAGCACCTGATGGCCTTAGTTGGTGTGCAGGATCATATGGAGAAAGGCAGCCCATTAGATATGCAGATCCCGTGCCATGAAGAGCATTAATGGTAATCACTGGCACACTGAATTGTGCATAGAAAGATTTGGATAACTTGTGAAGCTGCCAAAGCGCAATTGTTATATGTCATCTTACTGCATATGTTGTTTTAACTAGACTGATATTCTCTGTTGCCAAAATGAAATCTTTCATGGAAATGTTAACTGACTCTTTCCACTATATCTTTTAATGGACCCCAAAACAAAGTGGAGCCTTGGAGAACACCCAGAATATGTCCCTATTCATCAGGGGAGTGTAAAGTCATCTAGGATAGGCAAGCGTTCCATAATTTCTGATTTGTCTAGATTACACTGCAACTTCCTAACCTTTGTCCACTGCAGGAAAATGCAGGAAGTCATAAGTTGTACTGTTATACCTTGCAAATTGGCTGTGGCTCATGCTATGTTGCCGCATTTTTCAAACAAGTTGTCTACTCTTAGCTGAGTATGTAAAAGAGTTTCTCACCCCTATTCTCTTTccgttcttttttaaaaagtgagattgGAAGTCAATGCATGAAGGGATTGTTTAAAATAGCTGCTTCAAATCAGTATCTAAATGAACAGGCCAGTGGGAAATGGAAATCAATTTTTTTCAAGGTGGCTGTGGAGCAATGTATGAAATTCATATAGAATCTGAAGAGTTTAAAGAAAA
Above is a genomic segment from Eublepharis macularius isolate TG4126 chromosome 14, MPM_Emac_v1.0, whole genome shotgun sequence containing:
- the BOLA3 gene encoding bolA-like protein 3 translates to MMAAAANGIPLRRKEILFLLRSTVRMFASQTDGEARVAQVLKEKFPQAATIKVVDISGGCGAMYEIHIESEEFKEKRTVQQHQMVNQALSEEIKAMHGLRIFTSVPKRRD